The sequence GCCAAGGTGAAGATCACCGGTCCGGTGGGCAAGGAGATGCTCCTGCCTGAGGATGAGGAGGCCAACGTGATCATGCTGGCCACCGGCACCGGCATCGCGCCGATGCGGGCCTACCTGCGCCGCATGTTCGAGCCGGCTGAGCGGGAGAAGAACGGCTGGCATTTCCGCGGCAAGGCCTGGCTGTTCATGGGCGTGCCCACCACCCCCAACCTGCTCTACGACGCCGACTTCGAGCACTACCTGAGCCAGTTCCCCGACAACTTCCGCTACACCAAGGCGATCAGCCGCGAGCAGAAGAACAGCAGGGATGGCCGCATGTACATCCAGGACCGGGTGCTGGAGCATGCCGATGAGATCTTCACCATGATCGAAGATCCCAAGACCCACGTGTACATGTGCGGTCTGCGCGGCATGGAGCCGGGCATCGACGAGGCCATGACCACCGCTGCCGCCGCCAAGGGCATCGACTGGAGCGAGCTGAGGCCCCAGCTCAAGAAGGCCGACCGCTGGCACGTGGAAACCTACTGACCCAGCTGCCCGCCAGCAGGCGGGCTTTTTTCTTGTTCGCTCACAGAGCGGATCACAAAGGCTCCGCTGGGCTGGGCTTTGCCGCTGGCGCCGTTAAACCAGAGGGATCACTGGGTGCTCCATGGCCGCCGTTCTCACCAATCCGCTGCGGGTCGGCCTGCGCCAGGAGCGGGTCATCGCGCCCCAGATCATTGTGATCTTCGGGGCCAGCGGTGACCTCACCCACCGCAAGCTGATCCCGGCCCTGTTCGAGCTGCACCGCCAGCGGCGCCTGCCCAGTGAGTTCGCCGTGCTCGGCTGCGCCCGCCGCCCCTGGAGCGACGAGGAGTTTCGCTCGCGCATGGCCAGCTCCCTCAGCGACGTGATCGCCGAGGACCCCGTCGCCTGGGAGAACTTCGCCGCCGGCCTGTTCTATGAGTCGGCCGACCTCTCCAACCCCGCCACGATCGTGACCATGGGGGAGCGGCTCGAAGCGATCGACCGGATGCGGGCCACCCGGGGCAACCGCACCTTCTATCTCTCCGTATCGCCCGCCTTCTACGGCAGCGGCACCCGCGCCCTGGCCGCCGCCGGCCTGCTCAGCGACAGCGAGCGCAGCCGCGTGGTGATCGAGAAGCCCTTCGGCACCGACTACCCCAGCGCCCAGGAGCTGAACCGGGTGGTGTTGAGCTGCGCCAAGGAGAAACAGATCTTCCGGATCGACCACTACCTGGGCAAGGAGACCGTTCAGAACATCCTGGTGCTGCGCTTTGCCAACACCATCTTCGAGCCGATCTGGAACCGCAACTACATCGCCAACGTGCAGATCACGGCCGCTGAAACCGTGGGGGTGGAAGAGCGGGCCGGCTACTACGAGACCTCAGGCGCCCTGCGGGACATGGTGCAGAACCACCTCACCCAGATGCTGGCGCTCACCACCATGGAGCCACCCGGCCGCTTCGACGCCGAGGCGATCCGCAACGAGAAGGCCAAGGTGCTGCAGGCCGCCCACCTGGCCCATGAGGATGAGCCATGGAAGTGCTGCGTGCGCGGCCAGTACAGCGCCGGTGGCAGCCGCAGCAGTCCGATTCAGGGCTACCGCGAGGAGCAGGGTGTGGATCCGAACAGCACCACCGAGACCTACGTGGCCATGAAGCTGTTCATCAACAACTGGCGCTGGCAGGGGGTGCCCTTCTACCTGCGCACGGGCAAGCGCCTGCCCAAACGGCTCTCCGAAGTGGTGCTCACCTTCCGCAAGGCTCCGGTGCACCTGTTCGATGCCGCCGGCGGCGCCCCCACCCCCAACCAGCTGATCCTGAGGATCCAGCCCGACGAGGGCGCCGAGATCAAGTTCGAGGTGAAGTCTCCGGGCTCCGGCATGCGCAGCCGCCCGGTGGACATGGCCTTCAGCTACGACGAGTCCTTCGGCGAGCCGAGTGATGAGGGCTACGTGCGCCTGCTCGCCGACGCCATGCTGGGGGAGCCCACCCTGTTCACCCGCAGCGACGAAGTGGAAGCCGCCTGGAGGCTCTACACCCCGCTGATCAAATTGATCGAGGATGCGCCCTGGCAACTGCCGGTGCAGCCCTACGAGGCCCGCACCTGGGGTCCGGCCGCCGCCGACAACCTGCTGGCCGAGGACGACCTGGTGTGGCGCCGCCCCTGAGCCCCACCCCCCGCTCAGCTGCGCCTCGCCTGTGACAGCTCCCGTTTCAGCCTCCACCGCCACCTGCTGATGTCCCCCCAGCTCACGCTTCAGGTCCCCACCGCCCTGCCGCCCGCCGATGTGGCCAGCTACCTGGAGCACCTCTGGGGAGAGGGGCTGCAGCATGCCAGCGGAGCGCCCACCTTCAGCCTGGTGGTGTACGAGCCCTCCTGGCTGCAGCAGCACCTGATCCGCACCGGCCGCATCCCTGGACCGCTCACCGGCCTGCTGGACCCCAACCTGATCGAGGCGGCCAAGGCCGCCGTGCCCGATCTGGACCTGCCCTTCAGCACCGCCGTGATGGACCAGCGCCTGGCCTGGCGCCTGGGCCAGCAGGCCGGCAGCGCCAGCGCCGAAGACCAGCGCGGCCAGTTCGTGGACGGGGCGATCAGCGCCCACATGCCGCGGCGCCTGATCACCCTGGCTCCCACCCTGGAGGAGTCGAGGCCGCTGGAAACCCTCGTGGCCGCCTACTGCCCCCTGCCGGAGGAGGGCGGCGGCGGCTCGGCCTGCGGCGATGTGGTGGTGCTGCGCGGCGGCCGCGAGGTGCTCAAGCAGCAGCTGGATCTGGTGCTGCCCCTGATCGCCGACGACCTGCCCTGCTGGGTGTGGTGGAACAGCAGTCTCGACGAGGCCCCCGAACTGCTGGAGGCCCTGGCACCGCCCACCAGGCGCCTGGTGGTGGACAGCTCCCTGGGCCGGCCCCGGCGCTGCATCGACCTGCTGGTGCAGCGGATCGCCGCCGGCCAGGCGGTGAACGACCTCAACTGGCTGCGGCTGCGCACCTGGCGTGAATCCCTGGCGATGGTGTTCGATCCGCCCTCACGCCGCAATGCCCTCGACCACGTGGTGCAGCTGGACATCGATGTGGAGGGCGACCACCCGCTGAAGGGGTTGCTGCTGGCGGCCTGGCTGGCCGACCGGCTCGGCTGGGAGCTGGTGGAGTCCTACGCCGTGCCCGTGGACGGCTGCGGCAGCGGCGCCCATGAAGAGGGGATCGGCGCCGAGTTCCGCCGCAGGGATGGCTCGCCGGTGCAGTTCCGGCTGATGCCTGTGCCGGTGGGCAGCCCCAAGATCCATCCCGGCGCCCTGGTGGGCCTGCGCCTGATCTGTGCACCGGAGGGGCGGCCGCCCCTGTGCGTGATCCTCTGCTCCGAATCCGGGGGCTGCATGCGCCTGGAGGCCGGAGGCATGGCCTCGATGGAACTCGAGGAAGACGTGGTGCCGCTCCCCAACGAGAGCGAGGAAGAAGAGCTGGCCCGGCTGCTCTCGGGCGGCCACGACACCACCAACCCGCTGCTGGCGGCAGCGGCGCCGATCGCCGCCCGGCTGCTGCCCGCCTGAGGTGCCCTGTCTGATCGCCGCACCCAGCAGCGGCAGCGGCAAGACCCTGCTGAGTGTGAGCCTGGCCGCCCTGGCCCGCAGCCGGGGCCTGCGGCTGCAGCCCTTCAAGGTGGGGCCCGATTACCTCGATCCGCAGCTGCTCAGCCGGGTGAGCGGCCTGCCCTGCCGCAACCTCGACCCGCTGCTCTGCGGTGAGCGCTGGCTGCAGGACAGCTTCCAGTGGCATGGCAGCCGGGCCGACCTGGCCCTGGTGGAGGGGGTGATGGGCCTGTTCGATGGTCGGGGGTCGAGCAGCGAGGGCAGCTCCGCGGCGGTGGCGGCCCTGCTGGATCTGCCCGTGGTGCTGGTGGTGGAGGCCTCCCGCCAGGCCGGCTCCCTGGCGGCCCTGGTGCGGGGCTTCCGCGACCACGGCCCGCCCCCGGTGCGGCTCGCCGGCGTGGTGCTCAACCGCGTGGGCAGTGCGCGGCACCGTCAGCTGCTGGCCGAGGCCCTGGAGGCGATCGAGGTGCCGCTGCTGGGGGTGCTGCCCAGCGAGGAGGCCCTGGAGTGGCCCTCGCGCCATCTGGGGCTGCTGACGCCCGATGAAATTCCGGACCTGCCGGAACGCGAGCGGGCCTGGTCCGCCCTGGCGGAACGCCATCTCGATCTCGACCAGCTCTGGCCCCTGCTGGCTCCGGTGCAGCCCCTGGCCAGGGCGGTGGATCCGATCGCCACCCTCGTGGCCTCCGAGCCCGCCCGCTCTCGGCTGCAACAGCCAGGCGCCACCTCGCCAGAGCCGCTGCCGATCGCCGTGGCCAGGGATGCCGCCTTTCACTTCGGCTACCCGGAGGCCGAGGAGCTGCTGCGCGCCTGGGGCCTCGAACCCCTGCCCTGGAGTCCCCTGGCCGATCAGTCGCTGCCGCCAGGCTGCCGGGCGGTGCTGCTGCCGGGGGGCTACCCGGAACTGCACGCGGAGGCCCTGGCCGCCAGCCGGCGCAGCCTCACCTCGCTGCGCCAGGCCGCCGCGGCCGGGATCCCGATCGCCGCCGAGTGCGGTGGGCTGCTGCTGCTGGGCCGGAGCCTGCTGGATCCCCAGGGCCGCTCCCATGCGATGGCGGGAGTGCTGCCCTTTTCGGCCGCTCGCGGCAGCCTCAGCCTCGGCTACCGCGAGGCCACGGCCCACACCGATGGACTGCTGGTGCGCCGCGGCGAACGGCTGCGCGGCCACGAGTTCCATCGCTGGCAGCTCCAGGATGTGGCCGACTCCGGCCCTTTATGGCAGCTTGAAGGCTGGGGTTGTCCGAGCCGGAGCGAAGGATGGTCAACAGCAACGCTGCACGCCAGCTGGCTGCATCTCCACTGGGCTGGCTGCCCGGCGATTCCCGCCCGGATCGCCGCCGCAGCCTCGAACGCCGTGCCGGTGCCGACCAGCGCCGCTTCATTCACCCTGGCGAACAGCCCCAGGGAATCGCCCTTGAGCGCTGGCGGCTGACCGTGGAAGGGAAGGTGCAGGGTGTGGGCTACCGGGCGGCCTGCTGCCGCCAGGCCCAGAGCCTCGGCCTGGCGGGCTGGGTGCGCAACCGCTCCGACGGCCGGGTGGAGCTGGAGGCCGAGGGCAGTGCTGAGCAGCTGCAGGCCCTGAGGCTCTGGTGTGAACGGGGCCCGTCCCTGGCCAGGGTGGGGCGGGTGACGACCCTGCCGATCGGCCTCACCGGCACCGACTGGTTTGAGGTGCTGTCCTGACCAACCTCACCACGGGGCACTTGCTGGGGGAACTCTCGGCCTTCGGGCTGGCCCTGGCCATCTCACCCCTGCACATCGGCTTGCTGCTGCTGCTGCTGCTCGGCGAACGCCCCCGGCTGCGGGGCGTGGGCTTCGTGCTGGCCTGGTGGGCCACCAGCGCCCTGGTGGTGGCCGCCCTGCTCACGGTGGGCCATGGGCTGCTGCTCACCATGGAGAAGGGCACGGCCCACCGCACCGGCCTCGACCTGCTGGCCGCCGGGGCCCTGCTGGCCCTGGGCCTGAAGGAGCTGCTCAACCGCGGCGAAGAGAACGCTCCGCCTGGCTGGGCCGACAAGCTGGAGCGCTTCTGCGCCCTGCCCCTGCCCCTGCTGCTGGCCCTGAGCATCGGGTTGCAGATCATCAGCCCGGACGATCTGTTCCTGTTTGCCAAGACCGCCGGCAGCCTGCTGGAGGCGGGCCTGGCGCCGGGCCAGGAGGTGGTGGGCACGCTGCTGTTCAGCCTCACCAGCAGCCTGCTGCTGCTGCTGCCG is a genomic window of Cyanobium sp. NS01 containing:
- the zwf gene encoding glucose-6-phosphate dehydrogenase; the encoded protein is MAAVLTNPLRVGLRQERVIAPQIIVIFGASGDLTHRKLIPALFELHRQRRLPSEFAVLGCARRPWSDEEFRSRMASSLSDVIAEDPVAWENFAAGLFYESADLSNPATIVTMGERLEAIDRMRATRGNRTFYLSVSPAFYGSGTRALAAAGLLSDSERSRVVIEKPFGTDYPSAQELNRVVLSCAKEKQIFRIDHYLGKETVQNILVLRFANTIFEPIWNRNYIANVQITAAETVGVEERAGYYETSGALRDMVQNHLTQMLALTTMEPPGRFDAEAIRNEKAKVLQAAHLAHEDEPWKCCVRGQYSAGGSRSSPIQGYREEQGVDPNSTTETYVAMKLFINNWRWQGVPFYLRTGKRLPKRLSEVVLTFRKAPVHLFDAAGGAPTPNQLILRIQPDEGAEIKFEVKSPGSGMRSRPVDMAFSYDESFGEPSDEGYVRLLADAMLGEPTLFTRSDEVEAAWRLYTPLIKLIEDAPWQLPVQPYEARTWGPAAADNLLAEDDLVWRRP
- a CDS encoding glucose-6-phosphate dehydrogenase assembly protein OpcA, giving the protein MSPQLTLQVPTALPPADVASYLEHLWGEGLQHASGAPTFSLVVYEPSWLQQHLIRTGRIPGPLTGLLDPNLIEAAKAAVPDLDLPFSTAVMDQRLAWRLGQQAGSASAEDQRGQFVDGAISAHMPRRLITLAPTLEESRPLETLVAAYCPLPEEGGGGSACGDVVVLRGGREVLKQQLDLVLPLIADDLPCWVWWNSSLDEAPELLEALAPPTRRLVVDSSLGRPRRCIDLLVQRIAAGQAVNDLNWLRLRTWRESLAMVFDPPSRRNALDHVVQLDIDVEGDHPLKGLLLAAWLADRLGWELVESYAVPVDGCGSGAHEEGIGAEFRRRDGSPVQFRLMPVPVGSPKIHPGALVGLRLICAPEGRPPLCVILCSESGGCMRLEAGGMASMELEEDVVPLPNESEEEELARLLSGGHDTTNPLLAAAAPIAARLLPA
- a CDS encoding cobyrinate a,c-diamide synthase; translation: MPCLIAAPSSGSGKTLLSVSLAALARSRGLRLQPFKVGPDYLDPQLLSRVSGLPCRNLDPLLCGERWLQDSFQWHGSRADLALVEGVMGLFDGRGSSSEGSSAAVAALLDLPVVLVVEASRQAGSLAALVRGFRDHGPPPVRLAGVVLNRVGSARHRQLLAEALEAIEVPLLGVLPSEEALEWPSRHLGLLTPDEIPDLPERERAWSALAERHLDLDQLWPLLAPVQPLARAVDPIATLVASEPARSRLQQPGATSPEPLPIAVARDAAFHFGYPEAEELLRAWGLEPLPWSPLADQSLPPGCRAVLLPGGYPELHAEALAASRRSLTSLRQAAAAGIPIAAECGGLLLLGRSLLDPQGRSHAMAGVLPFSAARGSLSLGYREATAHTDGLLVRRGERLRGHEFHRWQLQDVADSGPLWQLEGWGCPSRSEGWSTATLHASWLHLHWAGCPAIPARIAAAASNAVPVPTSAASFTLANSPRESPLSAGG
- a CDS encoding acylphosphatase, with product MEGKVQGVGYRAACCRQAQSLGLAGWVRNRSDGRVELEAEGSAEQLQALRLWCERGPSLARVGRVTTLPIGLTGTDWFEVLS
- a CDS encoding GAP family protein, with the protein product MLGELSAFGLALAISPLHIGLLLLLLLGERPRLRGVGFVLAWWATSALVVAALLTVGHGLLLTMEKGTAHRTGLDLLAAGALLALGLKELLNRGEENAPPGWADKLERFCALPLPLLLALSIGLQIISPDDLFLFAKTAGSLLEAGLAPGQEVVGTLLFSLTSSLLLLLPLLALLLLGSERVLPLLRGGKAWLLARGDALVGLVSLGLALYLGWQGIEGLQLSL